One segment of Niveibacterium microcysteis DNA contains the following:
- the nifT gene encoding putative nitrogen fixation protein NifT translates to MANIMVRKAPDGGLSFYLPKRDIEDRITSIEFDTPEKWGGEIRLGNGGVYFIDPIPAPARLPISVRARRVDGVE, encoded by the coding sequence ATGGCCAACATCATGGTACGCAAGGCCCCAGATGGTGGGTTGTCGTTCTACCTGCCCAAGCGCGACATCGAGGACCGAATCACCTCGATCGAATTCGACACCCCTGAGAAGTGGGGTGGCGAAATCCGGCTCGGTAACGGGGGCGTCTACTTCATCGATCCGATCCCGGCCCCTGCACGGCTGCCCATCTCGGTGCGAGCCCGTCGGGTGGACGGCGTCGAATAG
- a CDS encoding 4Fe-4S binding protein codes for MAMKIIVAECSSCGDCIKVCPTNSIFDKGGIVKIKADTCNECEDHDEGPRCQATCASGDACIVYM; via the coding sequence ATGGCAATGAAAATCATCGTCGCCGAATGCAGCAGCTGTGGCGACTGCATCAAGGTCTGCCCGACCAACTCGATCTTCGACAAGGGCGGCATCGTCAAGATCAAAGCCGACACCTGTAACGAATGCGAAGACCACGACGAAGGCCCGCGCTGCCAGGCCACCTGTGCCTCGGGCGACGCTTGCATCGTCTACATGTGA
- a CDS encoding dinitrogenase iron-molybdenum cofactor biosynthesis protein produces the protein MNTSITREAALRIGLAARALEVSPRELTLALAEKLDLPLSETKLAGCSVEFLREAMDGDGGICVAEKEDLKKAVRLLWGEGVTGSELPRPDAYTDGDMPRSVRLACASNNGEMLDGHFGSCERFLIYQVSADELRLVDVRSTLEADHAEDKNVARSALIADCDVLYVQSIGGPAAAKVIRANVHPVKIPLPGPARDSAVRLQASLASPPPWLARVMGVTPPSLERFATADEDA, from the coding sequence ATGAACACATCGATCACGCGTGAAGCCGCGCTGCGTATTGGCCTTGCCGCAAGGGCACTGGAAGTCAGCCCGCGCGAACTGACGCTGGCCCTTGCAGAGAAGCTCGATCTGCCGTTATCGGAAACGAAGCTCGCCGGTTGTTCGGTGGAGTTCTTGCGCGAGGCGATGGACGGAGACGGTGGCATCTGCGTCGCCGAAAAGGAAGATCTCAAGAAAGCAGTGCGACTGCTTTGGGGCGAGGGCGTGACGGGCAGCGAACTACCGCGGCCAGATGCCTATACCGATGGCGACATGCCGCGCTCAGTTCGGCTTGCATGCGCCTCGAACAACGGTGAAATGCTGGATGGACATTTCGGTTCCTGCGAGCGCTTCCTCATCTACCAGGTTTCAGCCGACGAATTGCGCCTGGTTGACGTGCGCTCAACGCTCGAAGCCGATCATGCCGAGGATAAGAACGTCGCCCGCTCAGCCCTCATCGCTGATTGCGATGTGCTCTACGTCCAATCGATCGGAGGCCCTGCGGCGGCCAAGGTGATCCGCGCCAACGTGCATCCGGTGAAGATCCCCCTGCCCGGCCCTGCACGCGACAGTGCGGTTCGCCTTCAAGCCTCCCTCGCGAGTCCGCCGCCATGGTTGGCCCGTGTGATGGGGGTCACCCCGCCATCGCTCGAACGCTTCGCCACAGCGGACGAAGACGCATGA
- a CDS encoding DUF6129 family protein, which translates to MITADFLKQVCGALAHGKARQAGVDTALREAFPGMPFTLCSDNDIPSRLQPLARGEGFALYGINTAGHCAALTSSADTASGLAIALTDDED; encoded by the coding sequence ATGATCACCGCGGACTTTCTCAAACAGGTGTGCGGCGCGCTGGCTCACGGCAAGGCACGCCAGGCGGGCGTAGATACCGCGTTACGCGAAGCCTTCCCTGGCATGCCGTTCACGCTTTGCAGCGACAACGACATTCCCTCCCGCCTGCAACCGCTCGCACGGGGCGAAGGGTTTGCGCTCTACGGCATCAACACCGCGGGGCACTGCGCGGCACTGACCAGCAGTGCGGATACCGCCAGCGGCCTCGCGATTGCCCTGACCGACGATGAAGACTGA
- the cowN gene encoding N(2)-fixation sustaining protein CowN, whose product MKTELANTPQADSPTRDRYCSFVGLDCSGQAQRLVALLRRYIDDPARTNGFWQLFARKLAAESGPKHDPLFLIHAHLNILREQLEMHDDETALALLDQIEIECC is encoded by the coding sequence ATGAAGACTGAACTGGCAAACACGCCTCAGGCCGACAGCCCGACACGCGACCGATACTGCAGCTTCGTCGGCCTCGACTGTAGCGGCCAAGCGCAGCGGCTCGTCGCCCTGCTGCGGCGTTACATCGATGATCCCGCCCGCACCAACGGATTCTGGCAATTGTTCGCTCGCAAGCTCGCTGCGGAAAGCGGCCCCAAGCATGACCCGCTGTTCCTGATCCATGCGCACCTGAACATTCTGCGGGAGCAACTCGAGATGCATGACGACGAGACGGCGCTCGCCCTGCTCGACCAGATCGAAATCGAGTGTTGCTGA
- a CDS encoding NAD(P)H-dependent oxidoreductase: MNILIVLAHPRLGSFNHGIAQRIASELAAVGHTVTLRDLCAERFDPNFTEDELLRGNVAPPLIREHADAVLAADGIVVVHPNWWGQPPAILKGWLDRVLRPGEAYRFGTNDRGEGVVIGQLKARAALVVTTSNTPREAELERYGDPLDNLWKRCVWGFCGIDKVERINFEPVIGSSDECRSAWLTQCARQALALFPSAE, encoded by the coding sequence ATGAATATCCTGATCGTTCTCGCCCATCCACGTTTGGGCAGCTTCAACCACGGCATCGCACAACGCATCGCGAGTGAGCTGGCCGCAGTGGGCCACACCGTTACGCTGCGCGACCTCTGCGCCGAGCGCTTCGACCCCAATTTCACCGAGGACGAGTTGCTGCGCGGCAACGTGGCGCCACCACTGATTCGCGAGCACGCGGACGCCGTCCTCGCGGCCGACGGCATCGTCGTCGTACATCCAAACTGGTGGGGCCAGCCGCCGGCCATTCTGAAAGGCTGGCTCGACCGCGTCCTCAGGCCGGGCGAGGCCTACCGCTTCGGTACCAACGACCGTGGCGAAGGCGTCGTTATCGGCCAACTCAAGGCCCGCGCCGCCTTGGTGGTCACGACCTCAAACACCCCCCGCGAAGCGGAACTCGAACGCTACGGCGATCCGCTCGACAACTTGTGGAAGCGCTGTGTTTGGGGTTTCTGCGGCATCGACAAGGTCGAGCGCATCAACTTCGAACCGGTGATCGGCAGTTCAGATGAATGCCGCAGCGCATGGCTGACTCAGTGCGCGCGACAAGCGCTGGCGCTATTTCCAAGCGCCGAGTAA
- the modC gene encoding molybdenum ABC transporter ATP-binding protein, which produces MATDEQRIRLRLQHRYPGFELEADLALPGRGVTVLFGHSGSGKTTLLRCVAGLERAASAYLSVNGEVWQDTERSHFLPTWRRPIGFVFQEASLFPHLDVRGNLAYGSKRAAATGGVLTLPKVAALLGIEHLLGRATDRLSGGERQRVAIARALLTQPRLLLMDEPLSALDAARKQEILPYLERLHDELEIPLLYVTHQVEEAARLADHLVLLEQGKVLASAPLDEALSRLDLPLAREHEAGVVISAEVVGHDEHWHLTQLRFSGGDIAVSQRPLNVGRSVRVRILARDVSIALSGDNASSIQNRFACTIRDIVPADDPSQCLVGLVASGVPLFARLTRRAVSQLGLTPGLAVWAQIKAVALLE; this is translated from the coding sequence ATGGCCACTGACGAACAGCGGATACGCCTGCGCTTGCAGCATCGATACCCCGGTTTCGAACTCGAAGCGGATCTCGCGCTGCCCGGGCGCGGCGTAACGGTGCTGTTTGGCCATTCCGGATCGGGGAAGACCACGCTGTTGCGCTGCGTCGCAGGGTTGGAGCGCGCGGCCAGCGCGTACCTGTCGGTCAATGGCGAAGTCTGGCAAGACACAGAACGGTCTCACTTCTTGCCGACCTGGCGTCGTCCGATCGGTTTCGTATTCCAGGAAGCGAGCCTGTTCCCGCATCTCGATGTGCGCGGAAACCTCGCCTACGGTAGCAAGCGTGCCGCGGCGACGGGTGGCGTGCTGACACTGCCGAAGGTCGCCGCCTTGCTGGGTATTGAGCATCTATTGGGCCGCGCCACCGATCGGTTGTCCGGGGGCGAGCGGCAGCGCGTCGCGATCGCGCGGGCCCTGCTTACGCAACCCCGTCTGCTGTTGATGGACGAACCGCTCTCTGCCTTGGACGCGGCGCGCAAGCAGGAGATCCTGCCCTACCTCGAACGGCTGCACGACGAGCTTGAGATCCCGTTGCTCTACGTGACGCACCAGGTCGAGGAGGCTGCGCGCCTGGCAGACCATCTGGTGCTGCTCGAACAGGGCAAGGTGCTGGCTAGTGCGCCGCTGGACGAAGCTCTGTCGCGGCTCGATCTGCCGCTCGCGCGGGAGCACGAGGCCGGGGTTGTGATCAGCGCAGAGGTCGTGGGCCACGATGAGCACTGGCATCTCACTCAACTGCGCTTTTCCGGTGGCGACATTGCGGTTTCGCAACGCCCGCTGAACGTGGGTCGATCGGTGCGTGTCCGTATCCTCGCCCGTGATGTCAGCATCGCATTGAGCGGGGATAACGCATCGAGCATCCAGAACCGATTCGCCTGCACTATTCGCGATATCGTTCCGGCTGACGATCCGTCGCAGTGTCTCGTCGGACTCGTCGCATCCGGCGTTCCTCTGTTCGCAAGGCTTACCCGGCGTGCTGTCAGCCAGTTAGGCCTAACGCCAGGCCTCGCGGTGTGGGCCCAGATCAAGGCCGTGGCACTGCTTGAGTGA
- the modB gene encoding molybdate ABC transporter permease subunit, which translates to MTALESQDWSAIWLTIKLAATVTLLLLLLGTPIAWWLAHTRSRWRSVASALVAMPIVLPPTVLGFYLLLLMGPDGPVGRATQALGIGLLPFTFGGLVVASTFYSLPFVVQPIQNAMEAIGPRPLEVAATLRASPWDAFWSVVVPLARPGFLAGAILGFAHTVGEFGVVLMIGGNIPGVTRVVSVQIFDHVEALEYARAHWLAAGMVGFSFIVLLLLYTLSPQARRS; encoded by the coding sequence ATGACTGCGCTTGAATCCCAGGATTGGTCGGCGATCTGGCTGACGATCAAGCTTGCCGCAACGGTGACGCTGCTGCTGTTGCTGCTCGGAACCCCTATTGCGTGGTGGCTTGCGCATACACGATCGCGCTGGCGCAGCGTGGCGAGTGCGCTGGTCGCAATGCCTATCGTGTTGCCACCCACGGTATTGGGTTTCTACCTGTTGCTGTTGATGGGGCCCGACGGGCCGGTGGGGCGAGCAACGCAAGCGCTGGGCATCGGCCTGCTGCCATTCACGTTTGGTGGGCTCGTCGTCGCTTCCACGTTCTATTCGCTGCCATTCGTCGTGCAGCCGATCCAGAACGCCATGGAGGCCATCGGCCCGCGCCCGCTTGAAGTGGCCGCCACCTTGCGTGCCTCGCCGTGGGATGCGTTCTGGTCGGTCGTCGTGCCGCTTGCGCGACCCGGTTTTCTAGCCGGCGCTATCCTCGGCTTCGCCCATACGGTGGGCGAATTCGGTGTCGTGTTGATGATCGGCGGCAACATCCCGGGTGTGACACGTGTGGTGTCGGTGCAGATCTTCGACCATGTGGAAGCGCTCGAATATGCGCGCGCGCACTGGCTCGCTGCTGGCATGGTGGGCTTTTCGTTCATCGTGCTGCTGCTCCTCTACACCCTCAGTCCGCAGGCTCGGCGCAGCTGA
- the modA gene encoding molybdate ABC transporter substrate-binding protein yields MRSIVVLCAVFGVCSPAWADEVAVAVAANFSAPMRQIADEFERASGHHVRLSPGATGALYAQIKNGAPFDLLLAADDETPARLEREGNAVAATRYTYAIGKLVLWSAKPGVVDDKGGVLRQGNFERLAIANPKTAPYGEAAVEALTRLGLYAGLQAKLVQGNSIAQAYQFVASGNAELGLLALSQVWKDGALVSGSAWIVPESLYAPIRQDAVLLARGADKAAALALLQFLKGDKARAVIRAYGYGL; encoded by the coding sequence ATCAGATCGATTGTGGTGCTGTGCGCCGTATTTGGGGTTTGTTCGCCCGCGTGGGCGGACGAAGTGGCTGTCGCCGTTGCGGCCAATTTCTCGGCGCCGATGCGCCAGATCGCCGACGAGTTCGAGCGCGCGAGCGGCCACCATGTGCGTCTGTCTCCCGGCGCCACCGGGGCGCTGTATGCGCAGATCAAGAACGGCGCCCCGTTCGACCTGCTGCTCGCGGCCGACGATGAAACACCCGCGCGCCTGGAGCGGGAAGGCAACGCGGTGGCCGCCACGCGCTACACCTACGCAATCGGCAAGTTGGTTCTCTGGAGTGCCAAGCCCGGTGTGGTGGACGACAAGGGGGGCGTACTGCGGCAGGGAAACTTCGAGCGGCTTGCGATCGCGAACCCCAAGACTGCGCCTTACGGTGAGGCCGCGGTCGAGGCGCTGACCCGCCTTGGTCTCTACGCCGGATTGCAGGCGAAGCTGGTGCAGGGCAACAGCATCGCGCAGGCCTACCAGTTTGTCGCGAGCGGCAACGCCGAACTGGGCTTGCTCGCGCTGTCGCAAGTCTGGAAAGACGGCGCATTGGTAAGCGGCTCGGCCTGGATCGTGCCGGAGTCTCTCTACGCGCCAATCCGGCAGGATGCCGTCCTGCTTGCTCGTGGCGCTGACAAGGCGGCTGCGTTGGCCCTGCTTCAGTTCTTGAAGGGCGACAAGGCGAGGGCGGTCATCAGGGCCTACGGGTATGGGCTTTGA
- a CDS encoding nitrogen fixation protein NifQ, which produces MNAPEPSLSHLAEVVPPLEQIVVACAIAQSQRIGAQPLIRGLDDAAFAALCARCLPDVPLTNGRSASAPFDEFDELFALLCDHASPRDELSVWLAAAIATAAQRDEHLWQDMGLPSRRELSAILNLRFPSLAALNDRDMKWKKFFYRQLCLRAEVPICKSPNCADCSDLAVCFGPED; this is translated from the coding sequence ATGAATGCACCCGAACCAAGCCTTTCACATCTCGCCGAAGTCGTTCCGCCCCTCGAGCAGATCGTTGTCGCCTGCGCGATCGCCCAGAGCCAGCGCATCGGTGCGCAGCCGTTGATTCGGGGCCTCGACGATGCCGCTTTTGCCGCGCTTTGCGCCCGCTGCCTGCCCGATGTGCCGCTGACAAATGGTCGCAGTGCGAGTGCCCCTTTCGATGAGTTCGACGAGCTGTTTGCTTTGCTGTGCGACCACGCCTCACCGCGCGACGAGCTTTCCGTGTGGCTCGCGGCGGCAATCGCGACTGCCGCGCAACGTGACGAGCACCTTTGGCAGGACATGGGTTTGCCATCGCGTCGCGAGCTGTCGGCAATCCTCAATCTGCGTTTTCCGAGCCTGGCGGCACTCAACGATCGCGACATGAAGTGGAAGAAATTCTTCTACCGTCAGCTGTGTCTGCGCGCTGAGGTACCCATCTGCAAGTCGCCGAATTGCGCCGATTGCAGCGACCTTGCGGTGTGTTTCGGGCCCGAAGACTGA
- the nifE gene encoding nitrogenase iron-molybdenum cofactor biosynthesis protein NifE yields the protein MKASEITALQNEPACAHNAGEKSGCARPKPGATAGGCSFDGAQIALLPIADVAHIVHGPIGCAGNSWDNRGTRSSGPVLYRTGMTTDLSEQDVIMGRGEKKLFHAIKQAIDEQAPAAVFVYATCVTALTGDDLSAVCKAAEARWGVPVVPVDAAGFYGSKNLGNRIAGETMLDHVIGTREPEPVSVAWVPGQRVHDVSLIGEYNIAGEFWNVAPLFDELGLRIIGTLSGDARYREVQTLHRAEASMVVCAKALLNVARKLEKRWGVPYFEGSFYGVADTSEALRAFAGLLRDADLNARTEALIAREEAWINAALDPWRARLQGKRVLLYTGGVKSWSIVSALQDLGMQVVATGTKKSTAEDKARIRDLMGEDAVMIDDGSPKALLTAYKDLRADILIAGGRNLYTALKARLPFLDINQEREFGYAGYRGMLELARQLALSIESPVWDAVRRPAPWARSKLAGTPVGA from the coding sequence GTGAAAGCTTCCGAGATCACCGCCCTGCAGAATGAGCCCGCCTGCGCCCACAACGCCGGCGAGAAGAGCGGCTGCGCGCGCCCCAAGCCGGGTGCAACGGCCGGTGGCTGCAGCTTCGACGGCGCGCAGATCGCGCTGCTGCCGATTGCCGACGTCGCCCACATCGTGCACGGGCCGATCGGCTGCGCGGGCAATTCCTGGGACAACCGCGGCACACGATCCAGCGGCCCGGTGCTCTATCGCACAGGCATGACCACCGACCTCAGCGAGCAGGACGTGATCATGGGGCGCGGCGAGAAGAAACTGTTTCACGCAATCAAGCAGGCGATCGACGAGCAGGCGCCCGCGGCCGTTTTTGTCTACGCCACCTGCGTCACGGCGCTCACCGGTGACGATCTCTCGGCGGTCTGCAAAGCGGCAGAAGCGCGCTGGGGCGTGCCGGTGGTGCCTGTCGATGCGGCGGGTTTCTACGGCAGCAAGAACCTCGGCAACCGCATCGCCGGCGAGACCATGCTCGATCATGTAATCGGCACGCGCGAACCTGAGCCGGTATCGGTGGCGTGGGTGCCGGGCCAGCGGGTACACGACGTGAGCCTGATCGGCGAATACAACATCGCCGGCGAGTTCTGGAATGTCGCGCCGCTGTTCGACGAACTCGGGCTGCGCATCATCGGCACCTTGTCGGGCGACGCCCGCTACCGCGAGGTGCAGACGCTGCATCGTGCCGAAGCCAGCATGGTGGTGTGCGCGAAAGCCCTCTTGAACGTGGCGCGCAAGCTCGAGAAGCGCTGGGGCGTGCCGTACTTCGAGGGCAGCTTCTACGGTGTCGCTGACACCTCGGAGGCGCTGCGCGCCTTTGCCGGCCTGCTGCGAGACGCGGATCTGAACGCGCGTACCGAGGCGCTGATCGCACGCGAGGAGGCGTGGATCAACGCAGCACTCGACCCGTGGCGCGCGCGCCTGCAAGGCAAACGGGTACTGCTCTACACCGGCGGCGTGAAGTCCTGGTCCATCGTCTCTGCTTTGCAAGACCTGGGGATGCAGGTGGTGGCCACTGGCACGAAGAAATCCACCGCCGAAGACAAGGCACGCATTCGCGACTTGATGGGCGAGGACGCGGTGATGATCGACGACGGCAGCCCCAAGGCGCTGCTCACCGCCTACAAGGACCTGCGCGCCGACATCCTCATCGCGGGCGGACGCAACCTCTACACCGCGCTGAAGGCGCGCCTCCCCTTCCTCGACATCAACCAGGAACGCGAATTCGGTTATGCCGGATACCGCGGCATGCTCGAACTCGCGCGCCAGCTGGCGCTCAGCATCGAAAGCCCGGTCTGGGATGCGGTTCGCCGCCCGGCGCCATGGGCGCGCAGCAAGCTGGCCGGCACGCCGGTGGGAGCCTGA
- the nifN gene encoding nitrogenase iron-molybdenum cofactor biosynthesis protein NifN, whose product MAEVIKRSKPLSVDPLKTSSTLGASLAFLGLQRAIPMMHGSQGCTAFGKVFLVRHFRESIPLQTTAMDQIATVMSADENVIEGLKTLCEKSGPDVIGLPTTGIAETQGSDIHRLVREFRASHPQYAQVAIVPVNTPDYIGSLESGFALAVEAIIQTLVPHTRHAGRRRRQVNVLASAALTPGDIEVIRDWCEAFGLRAVVLPDLGDSLDGHLIEAEHSPLTLGGTPREEIAAMGDSVATLVIGDSLKRAADELHLRTEVPDYRFDHLMGLDACDRFTQTLAEISGITVPARIERQRAQLQDAMVDSHFMTGFLRVGIAGEPDLLAGMTEFMTSNGCEVVTAVAPVRAESLVRLRCATVQIGDLQDLEQGAQSQHAQLLVGSAHLAPCAGRLGIPLLRAGFPQYDRLGGFARPWVGYRAARQALFDIANLVLEQHHDIPAYRSVFWSGGPRDREDHPLPSQSRAGVVRH is encoded by the coding sequence ATGGCCGAAGTGATCAAACGCAGCAAGCCGCTCTCGGTCGATCCGCTGAAGACAAGCTCCACGCTCGGTGCGAGCCTCGCTTTCCTCGGCTTGCAGCGGGCGATTCCGATGATGCATGGCTCGCAGGGCTGCACCGCCTTCGGCAAGGTGTTTCTGGTGCGCCACTTCCGCGAGAGCATTCCGCTGCAGACCACGGCGATGGACCAGATCGCCACGGTGATGAGCGCCGACGAGAACGTCATCGAAGGCCTCAAGACGCTGTGCGAGAAAAGCGGCCCGGATGTGATCGGCCTGCCTACGACCGGCATCGCCGAAACCCAGGGCAGCGACATTCACCGGTTGGTGCGCGAGTTCCGCGCCAGCCACCCGCAGTACGCACAGGTGGCCATCGTGCCGGTGAACACGCCCGACTACATCGGTAGTCTGGAGAGCGGTTTCGCGCTGGCGGTCGAGGCGATCATCCAGACGTTGGTGCCGCACACCCGACATGCGGGCCGCCGGCGCCGTCAGGTGAACGTGCTCGCATCGGCCGCGCTGACGCCGGGCGACATCGAGGTGATCCGCGATTGGTGCGAAGCGTTCGGGCTGCGCGCCGTGGTGCTGCCGGACCTTGGCGATTCACTCGACGGCCACCTGATCGAAGCCGAGCACTCACCGCTGACGCTCGGCGGTACGCCACGTGAAGAAATTGCCGCAATGGGCGACTCCGTCGCCACGCTGGTCATCGGCGATTCGCTCAAGCGCGCGGCCGACGAATTGCATCTGCGCACCGAAGTGCCCGACTACCGATTCGACCACCTGATGGGGCTCGACGCCTGCGACCGTTTCACGCAAACGCTGGCGGAGATATCCGGCATCACGGTCCCGGCACGGATCGAGCGACAACGTGCCCAACTGCAGGATGCCATGGTCGACAGTCACTTCATGACCGGCTTCCTCCGCGTGGGCATTGCAGGGGAGCCCGACCTGCTTGCGGGCATGACGGAATTCATGACCAGCAATGGCTGTGAGGTCGTAACAGCCGTTGCCCCGGTGCGCGCCGAATCCCTCGTGCGCCTGCGCTGTGCCACCGTCCAGATTGGCGACCTGCAGGATCTTGAACAGGGAGCGCAAAGCCAGCATGCCCAGTTGCTGGTTGGCAGCGCGCACCTTGCACCGTGCGCCGGGCGACTCGGTATTCCGCTGCTACGCGCAGGCTTCCCGCAATACGACCGGCTGGGCGGCTTTGCCCGCCCCTGGGTGGGCTACCGCGCAGCGCGGCAAGCCCTGTTCGACATCGCCAACCTCGTCCTGGAGCAACACCATGACATTCCGGCCTACCGATCCGTTTTTTGGTCAGGCGGACCCCGCGACCGCGAAGACCACCCTCTCCCTTCGCAAAGTCGCGCTGGCGTGGTCCGCCACTGA
- a CDS encoding NifB/NifX family molybdenum-iron cluster-binding protein, with protein sequence MTFRPTDPFFGQADPATAKTTLSLRKVALAWSATDPEPGTLRVAFASRDRVHVDQHFGAAEGFVIFTVDAERARLAGVLEFPPENMDGNENKLGERIRALEGCAAVYCLAVGGSAVRQLLAANIQPIRLENAASIDPLLNSIRDAINAGGVQWIDRRIHRDTDDSRFERMAAEGWQE encoded by the coding sequence ATGACATTCCGGCCTACCGATCCGTTTTTTGGTCAGGCGGACCCCGCGACCGCGAAGACCACCCTCTCCCTTCGCAAAGTCGCGCTGGCGTGGTCCGCCACTGACCCCGAGCCGGGCACGCTGCGGGTGGCATTCGCCAGCCGCGACCGCGTTCATGTCGACCAGCATTTCGGCGCCGCCGAAGGCTTCGTCATCTTCACGGTAGACGCTGAGCGTGCCCGGCTGGCGGGGGTGCTGGAATTCCCGCCCGAAAACATGGACGGCAATGAGAACAAGCTCGGCGAGCGGATCCGGGCGCTGGAGGGCTGCGCGGCGGTCTACTGCCTGGCAGTCGGCGGCTCGGCAGTGCGCCAGCTGCTGGCGGCCAACATCCAGCCGATCCGGCTCGAGAACGCTGCATCGATCGATCCGCTGCTCAACAGCATCCGCGACGCGATCAATGCGGGCGGCGTGCAGTGGATAGACCGCCGCATTCATCGCGACACCGATGATTCGCGCTTCGAGCGCATGGCCGCCGAGGGTTGGCAGGAATGA
- a CDS encoding SoxR reducing system RseC family protein encodes MERTARVIAIHPGHMDVAVQPAAACSACGARKACQGESADRVFALPLAPGVVLGAEVSLALEDHRLLMTAALAYLVPAVGCVVGAVLGQILGHGNLTALAGALTGLFAGLLPARVLTARLGDDWNQPAIHSCSPLPPSDKRSSES; translated from the coding sequence ATGGAACGCACTGCACGCGTCATCGCGATCCACCCCGGGCATATGGACGTCGCCGTGCAGCCCGCTGCAGCCTGCAGCGCATGCGGTGCGCGCAAAGCCTGCCAGGGCGAATCCGCAGATCGCGTATTCGCGCTGCCGCTCGCCCCTGGCGTCGTGCTCGGCGCCGAGGTTTCGCTCGCGCTTGAAGATCATCGCCTGCTGATGACTGCCGCCCTTGCCTACCTGGTGCCAGCGGTGGGCTGCGTGGTCGGCGCCGTACTCGGGCAGATCCTCGGCCACGGCAACCTGACCGCCCTCGCAGGCGCCCTGACTGGCTTGTTCGCCGGCCTGCTCCCCGCGCGCGTACTGACCGCACGCCTGGGCGACGACTGGAACCAGCCCGCCATACACAGTTGCAGTCCCCTCCCCCCTTCGGACAAGCGGAGCTCCGAATCATGA
- a CDS encoding NifX-associated nitrogen fixation protein, which produces MTTTTTVPDPIFETDFMREMLRQMRALDSYGVHDGKSVEQLLAPFVLTKEARAAIPLLGDPDEVTLARVRAFYNAIAVLIEKECGNMAVPLVHLSHEGFGRVIITVGKLVALDRSLRDVHRFGFDSFSKMKTEADKQLAVAIELVGRHPDVAGL; this is translated from the coding sequence ATGACGACCACTACCACCGTGCCCGACCCGATCTTCGAAACCGACTTCATGCGCGAAATGCTGCGCCAGATGCGTGCGCTGGACAGCTATGGCGTGCACGACGGCAAGAGCGTTGAGCAGCTGCTTGCACCCTTCGTGCTGACCAAGGAAGCCCGTGCGGCGATTCCGCTGCTGGGCGATCCGGATGAAGTCACGCTCGCTCGAGTGCGTGCCTTCTACAACGCCATCGCGGTGCTGATCGAAAAGGAATGCGGAAACATGGCCGTGCCGCTGGTGCATCTGTCGCACGAAGGCTTCGGCCGCGTGATCATCACCGTGGGCAAGCTCGTTGCACTGGATCGCAGCCTGCGCGATGTGCATCGCTTCGGCTTCGATTCCTTCTCGAAGATGAAGACGGAAGCGGACAAGCAGCTCGCCGTGGCGATCGAACTCGTCGGCCGCCACCCGGACGTGGCCGGCCTGTGA
- a CDS encoding CCE_0567 family metalloprotein produces MDSPTLESLEKDVRRLRRIASEWAGQLHDLVEDRLPAAFHEIPGISQSTYDACQAWAEAEARLRAARTEHPL; encoded by the coding sequence ATGGACAGCCCGACACTCGAATCGCTGGAAAAGGACGTCCGCCGCTTGCGGCGCATCGCATCCGAATGGGCAGGCCAGCTGCATGACCTGGTCGAGGATCGACTTCCCGCCGCGTTCCACGAGATTCCCGGCATCTCGCAATCCACCTACGACGCGTGCCAGGCCTGGGCCGAAGCGGAGGCCCGGTTGCGCGCGGCACGTACAGAACACCCCTTGTGA